In Burkholderiales bacterium, the following proteins share a genomic window:
- a CDS encoding translocation/assembly module TamB domain-containing protein, which yields MRRAALVAALLLAAVLASAAGAAAWLLYTESGLAWLATRVAGIAGKGLTLDGVAGTLVRGARIAHIRYAGEDIEINASDAVLAVSPWSLARFKPRIEGLGAREISVTTKPTEPRDRPPDTLELPVSFELAGARVDRLVVDLGGRGAVELSNLALDYEGGSVEHTVKNLTVDALGYALTLQGSIAATAPFPLRATLKALRRDKPPATLAASAHGTLTKIALEGNVASGTAQAGFTAHLTPYDRMPLDDVTAHGAHLDLAALMTGAPRTALDLDLAFKRTGDVYAGSVRATNTASGPYDRGLLPLSKLNAELRTDGKLARFSAFTAELGKAGTVTGSGTVTRESAELRLRTKRLDLAGMHTQLRATALAGEAEVKLTQARQSIVADLVDRDIALKLTAHKTGSAVDVPQFVARARGGEARGAGKIDLAGRKAYSVEATLARFDPAAWGRFPAGTINGTLQAKGTIAGPEVDASFVVRDSRWLNAPLAGRGVVALSGERLREIDLDATLGGNSIVAKGALGLPNDTLQVRFDAPRLAIVHPRLAGSARGNVELTGAWRAPGVRFEVSASDLAYERAGQVKSLSARGTLSTRPDGPFEVAATLRGLATREAQLREAVLNVKGTRAAHTGTVTAQGERVDFRARANGGWRENVGWSGTVEELVNQGEAAVRLTAPVRITVGPQRAQSDAFELRVIGGTLAVKQLSYDHGRLATSGRFSDLPLRPVLTMAGIAPAMAGTLRLNGGWTLHSAPQLTGSISVSRQSGDVALGIDRSIALGLSALTLDVDIREDRATMQARLRSALASASAQGRASPVAGRYRADSPIDFSADVDIARLAPFAAFIDTTLLIEGEAHARLQGRGTLSDPQITGPVTADKIAIALPAEGIDLKGGTLKAQLAQKEIRVESFSIRGGEGTFTAEGTLARTGFDEASVDWRAERFTVLSRPDRRLVLSGKGNAALRTGKLAFTGNLRADEGVFELVTRSLPTLGDDVVIVGRAPVAAEPQRPSGETPPEPRKLARASVDIGVDLGNNVHVKGRGLDVWLSGQVKVQTNARGEIIASGTVDARRGTYTAYGQRLDISRGRLFFSGPLFNPALDILAVRRNLSVEPGVQVSGTLQRPIVRVVSTPSLPEGEALSWLVLGHAPSAGPAGQSAALPLAATAIAGGAGAPIARRLHLDEIGMRSGNTVSDQFVTVGKRVTDKLYVMFEQSVNRAETVLRLEYALTQRVALRAQAGVPSSFGVFYRYGWD from the coding sequence ATGCGCCGCGCAGCACTCGTCGCCGCCCTCCTCCTCGCCGCGGTCCTCGCATCGGCCGCCGGCGCCGCGGCGTGGCTGCTCTACACCGAGAGCGGTCTCGCGTGGCTCGCGACGCGCGTCGCGGGCATCGCGGGCAAAGGGCTCACGCTCGACGGCGTCGCGGGCACGCTGGTGCGAGGCGCGAGGATCGCGCACATCCGCTACGCCGGCGAGGACATCGAGATCAACGCGAGCGACGCCGTCCTCGCGGTATCGCCGTGGTCGCTCGCGCGCTTCAAACCGCGCATCGAGGGATTGGGCGCGCGCGAGATCAGCGTCACCACCAAGCCGACCGAGCCTCGTGACCGGCCGCCCGACACCCTCGAGCTGCCGGTGAGCTTCGAGCTCGCGGGGGCGAGGGTCGACCGGCTCGTCGTCGATCTCGGCGGCCGCGGCGCCGTCGAGCTCTCCAACCTCGCGCTGGATTACGAAGGCGGCAGCGTCGAGCACACCGTGAAGAACCTGACGGTCGATGCGCTCGGTTACGCGCTGACGTTGCAAGGGTCGATCGCCGCGACCGCGCCGTTCCCGCTGCGCGCGACGCTCAAAGCGCTGCGCAGGGACAAGCCGCCCGCGACGCTGGCGGCGAGCGCGCACGGCACGCTGACCAAGATCGCGCTCGAAGGCAATGTCGCGAGCGGCACAGCCCAGGCCGGGTTCACCGCGCATCTGACGCCTTACGACCGCATGCCGCTCGACGACGTCACCGCACACGGCGCCCATCTCGATCTCGCCGCGCTGATGACCGGGGCGCCCCGCACCGCGCTCGATCTCGACCTCGCTTTCAAGCGCACCGGCGACGTATACGCCGGCAGCGTGCGCGCGACCAACACCGCGAGCGGCCCGTACGATCGCGGGCTGCTGCCGCTCTCGAAGCTGAACGCCGAGCTGCGCACCGACGGCAAGCTCGCACGCTTCTCGGCGTTCACTGCCGAGCTCGGCAAGGCCGGAACGGTCACCGGCTCGGGCACGGTCACGCGCGAGAGCGCCGAGCTGCGCCTGAGGACGAAGCGCCTCGACCTCGCCGGCATGCATACGCAACTGCGCGCGACCGCGCTCGCCGGCGAGGCCGAGGTGAAGCTCACTCAGGCGCGCCAGTCGATCGTCGCCGATCTGGTCGACCGCGACATCGCGTTGAAGCTCACCGCGCACAAGACCGGCAGCGCAGTCGACGTGCCGCAGTTCGTCGCGCGGGCGCGCGGCGGCGAAGCGCGCGGCGCGGGGAAGATCGACCTCGCCGGCCGCAAGGCGTATTCGGTCGAAGCGACCCTCGCGCGGTTCGATCCCGCGGCGTGGGGACGCTTCCCCGCGGGCACGATCAACGGCACGCTGCAGGCGAAGGGCACGATCGCAGGGCCCGAAGTCGACGCGAGCTTTGTGGTGCGCGATTCGCGCTGGCTGAACGCGCCGCTCGCCGGCCGCGGCGTCGTCGCGCTTTCCGGCGAGCGCCTGCGCGAGATCGACCTCGATGCGACGCTCGGCGGCAACAGCATCGTCGCCAAAGGCGCGCTGGGACTGCCGAACGATACGCTTCAAGTGCGCTTCGATGCGCCCCGCCTCGCGATCGTGCATCCGCGGCTCGCGGGCAGCGCCCGCGGCAACGTCGAGCTCACCGGCGCGTGGCGCGCGCCCGGGGTGCGCTTCGAGGTCAGCGCGTCGGACCTCGCGTACGAGCGCGCGGGCCAGGTGAAATCGCTGTCCGCGCGCGGCACGCTCAGCACGCGCCCCGACGGACCGTTCGAAGTCGCGGCGACGTTGCGCGGGCTTGCGACGCGCGAAGCGCAGTTGCGCGAAGCCGTGTTGAACGTGAAGGGCACGCGCGCGGCGCACACCGGCACGGTGACCGCGCAAGGCGAGCGCGTCGACTTCCGCGCGCGCGCGAACGGCGGCTGGCGCGAGAACGTGGGCTGGAGCGGCACCGTCGAGGAGCTCGTCAACCAGGGCGAAGCCGCGGTGAGGCTCACCGCCCCCGTGCGCATCACCGTCGGGCCGCAGCGCGCACAGAGCGACGCGTTCGAGCTTCGCGTCATCGGCGGCACGCTCGCGGTCAAACAGCTCTCTTACGACCACGGCCGCCTGGCGACGTCGGGACGCTTCAGCGATCTGCCGTTGCGGCCGGTGCTGACGATGGCGGGCATCGCACCCGCGATGGCCGGGACGCTGCGGCTCAACGGCGGCTGGACGCTGCACAGCGCGCCGCAGCTCACCGGCTCGATCTCGGTGAGCCGCCAGTCGGGAGACGTCGCATTGGGCATCGATCGCTCGATCGCGCTCGGCCTCTCGGCCCTCACGCTCGACGTCGACATCCGCGAAGACCGCGCGACGATGCAGGCGCGGCTGCGCTCGGCGCTCGCCAGCGCCAGCGCACAAGGGCGCGCGAGCCCGGTCGCCGGCCGCTACCGCGCCGATTCGCCGATCGACTTCAGCGCCGACGTCGACATCGCGCGCCTCGCGCCGTTCGCGGCGTTCATCGACACGACCCTGCTGATCGAAGGCGAGGCGCACGCGCGGCTGCAGGGACGCGGCACGCTCTCCGATCCGCAGATCACCGGCCCGGTCACCGCCGACAAGATCGCGATCGCGCTGCCCGCCGAGGGCATCGACCTCAAGGGCGGGACGCTCAAGGCGCAGCTCGCGCAAAAAGAGATCCGCGTCGAATCGTTCTCGATCCGCGGCGGCGAAGGCACGTTCACGGCTGAAGGCACGCTCGCGCGGACCGGTTTCGACGAGGCCTCGGTCGACTGGCGCGCCGAGCGCTTCACCGTCCTCAGCCGGCCGGACCGGCGCCTCGTCCTCAGCGGCAAAGGCAACGCCGCGCTGCGCACGGGCAAGCTCGCGTTCACCGGCAACCTGCGCGCGGACGAAGGCGTGTTCGAGCTCGTGACGCGAAGCCTGCCGACGCTCGGCGACGACGTCGTGATCGTCGGGCGCGCGCCGGTAGCCGCCGAGCCGCAGCGGCCTTCGGGCGAGACGCCTCCCGAACCGCGCAAGCTTGCGCGTGCGAGCGTCGATATCGGCGTCGACCTCGGCAACAACGTGCACGTGAAGGGCCGCGGCCTCGACGTGTGGCTGTCCGGCCAGGTGAAAGTGCAGACCAACGCGCGCGGCGAGATCATCGCGAGCGGTACCGTCGACGCGCGCCGCGGGACGTACACCGCGTACGGCCAGCGCCTCGACATCAGCCGCGGGCGCCTCTTCTTCAGCGGGCCGCTCTTCAATCCTGCGCTCGACATCCTCGCGGTGCGCAGGAACCTCTCCGTCGAGCCGGGCGTGCAGGTCAGCGGCACGCTGCAGCGGCCGATCGTGAGAGTGGTGTCGACGCCGTCGCTGCCGGAGGGCGAGGCGCTGTCGTGGCTCGTGCTGGGACACGCGCCGTCCGCCGGACCGGCAGGGCAGTCGGCGGCGCTGCCGCTCGCCGCGACCGCGATCGCGGGCGGCGCCGGCGCGCCGATCGCGCGCAGGCTGCATCTGGACGAGATCGGCATGCGCAGCGGCAACACCGTCTCGGACCAGTTCGTCACCGTGGGCAAGCGCGTGACGGACAAGCTGTACGTGATGTTCGAGCAGAGCGTCAATCGTGCGGAGACCGTGCTGCGGCTCGAATACGCGCTGACCCAGCGCGTCGCGCTGCGCGCGCAGGCGGGCGTTCCGAGCTCGTTCGGGGTGTTCTACCGTTACGGATGGGACTGA
- a CDS encoding autotransporter assembly complex family protein: MPQEPRPIRFRVAIDAPRRFRKMLEEGLDLVRWQRDERVTLPVLERLVSEARRATIEALAAEGYFSPEVRTEIERRGEREAVVHLTVKPGVVTTVRGVDLQFQGPVLEDREGRRQIGVVKETWPLTPGEPFRQEQWEKAKDEALIRLGRGRYPAAAISASEARVDPEARRADLTLKMDSGPIFHAGPTQVAGLQRYPASVVENLNPFKPGEPYDAQKLDSYQRRLLESGYFNAVQFGIDPDPAQADSAPLKVTVVEAPSQRIDTGIAYSTDTRLGLTLDYTNSNIFDRAWRLRPRLNLNSKEQTFNTTLDTPPRPGGVWNTYSTKLERRDIAGQLTREVVVGYAHNWGLERTPSQVSLSSHFEQQNVAGSTTENNFAIFAGYRRTFRTTDDLVNPRRGLLGTFEVGASVPGLNTRDFGRVHAKVNWLIPYGIRNDFLIRGEAGAVLARDRIGIPSSFLFRTGGDQTLRGYAFETVGVPQGEAIVGGRYLALASVEYTRWFTDSIGGAVFVDAGDAFDRGADFSLATGYGVGLRWRSPVGPLRADIAYGERDGNIRLHFSVGFSF; this comes from the coding sequence TTGCCGCAGGAGCCTCGGCCGATACGCTTTCGCGTAGCGATCGACGCGCCGCGGCGCTTCAGGAAGATGCTCGAGGAAGGGCTCGACCTCGTCCGCTGGCAGCGCGACGAGCGCGTGACCCTGCCGGTGCTCGAGCGCCTCGTCTCCGAAGCGCGCAGGGCGACGATCGAGGCGCTGGCGGCCGAAGGTTATTTCTCGCCCGAGGTGCGCACCGAGATAGAACGCCGCGGCGAGCGCGAGGCGGTGGTGCACCTCACGGTCAAGCCCGGCGTCGTCACGACGGTGCGCGGCGTCGACCTCCAGTTCCAGGGGCCCGTGCTCGAGGATCGCGAAGGGCGCAGGCAGATCGGCGTCGTGAAGGAGACCTGGCCGCTCACGCCGGGCGAGCCTTTCCGGCAGGAGCAGTGGGAAAAGGCGAAAGACGAAGCGCTGATCAGGCTCGGCCGCGGGCGCTACCCCGCCGCCGCGATCAGCGCGAGCGAAGCGCGGGTCGATCCCGAGGCGCGCCGCGCCGATCTCACGTTGAAGATGGACAGCGGCCCCATCTTCCATGCCGGCCCGACGCAGGTCGCGGGCCTGCAGCGCTATCCCGCCTCGGTGGTCGAGAACCTCAATCCGTTCAAGCCGGGCGAGCCGTACGACGCGCAGAAGCTCGACTCCTACCAGCGCCGATTGCTCGAAAGCGGTTATTTCAACGCGGTGCAGTTCGGCATCGATCCGGACCCCGCGCAGGCCGATTCCGCGCCGCTCAAGGTGACCGTCGTCGAAGCGCCTTCGCAGCGCATCGACACCGGCATCGCCTACAGCACCGACACCCGCCTCGGGCTGACGCTCGATTACACCAACTCCAACATCTTCGATCGCGCGTGGCGGCTGCGACCGAGGCTCAACCTCAACTCGAAGGAACAGACCTTCAACACCACGCTCGACACGCCGCCGCGTCCCGGCGGCGTGTGGAACACCTATTCGACCAAGCTCGAGCGGCGCGACATCGCGGGTCAGTTGACACGCGAAGTCGTCGTCGGCTACGCGCACAACTGGGGCCTCGAGCGCACCCCTTCGCAAGTGTCGCTGTCGTCGCATTTCGAGCAACAGAACGTCGCCGGGTCCACGACCGAGAATAACTTCGCGATCTTCGCCGGCTATCGCCGCACCTTCCGCACGACCGACGATCTCGTCAACCCGCGCCGCGGTCTGCTCGGCACGTTCGAGGTCGGCGCGAGCGTGCCGGGTCTGAACACCCGCGACTTCGGCCGCGTGCACGCCAAGGTGAACTGGCTGATCCCCTACGGCATCCGCAACGACTTTCTCATCCGCGGCGAGGCCGGCGCGGTGCTTGCACGCGATCGCATCGGCATACCGTCGTCGTTCCTCTTCAGGACCGGCGGCGACCAGACCTTGCGAGGTTATGCGTTCGAGACGGTCGGCGTGCCGCAGGGCGAGGCGATCGTCGGCGGACGCTATCTCGCGCTCGCGAGCGTGGAGTACACGCGCTGGTTCACCGATTCGATCGGCGGCGCGGTGTTCGTCGACGCCGGCGACGCGTTCGATCGCGGCGCGGATTTCTCGCTCGCGACGGGCTACGGCGTGGGCTTGCGCTGGCGCTCGCCGGTGGGACCGCTGCGCGCGGACATCGCGTACGGCGAGCGCGACGGCAACATACGGCTGCATTTCTCGGTAGGCTTCAGCTTCTGA
- a CDS encoding NADP-dependent malic enzyme, which produces MDEELRKAAHEYHRLPTAGKIAVSATKGLINQRDLALAYTPGVASVCETIAADPGEARNLTARGNLVAVITNGTAVLGLGAIGPLASKPVMEGKAVLFKKFAGIDVFDIEVNERDPQKLVDIIAALEPTFGGINLEDIKAPECFYVERQLRERMKIPVFHDDQHGTAIIVGAAIVNGLKVVGKDIRKVRLVASGAGAAALACLDLLQGLGLPRENITVTDIAGVVYKGRKEEMDPQKERYAAETGARKLADVIGGADVFLGLSAGGVLKPEMVAKMAERPLILALANPEPEIRPEAARQVKPDAVIATGRSDYPNQVNNVLCFPFVFRGALDVGATTINREMELAAVRAIAELAQAEQSDIVALAYGEQDVSFGPEYLIPRPFDPRLIGKIAPAVAKAAMDSGVATRPIDDLEAYRERCNQFVYQSGFVMKPVFTAAKAAPKRVVYAEGEEERVLRAAQVVLDEGLASPILIGRPDVIHQRIERLGLRLKSGKDFEIVDPNNDTRYREYWSAYHRLAARRGVTPGIAKSEMREASTLIGAMLIHMGAADAMLCGLLGNYPRHLQYIDRVIGRAPGVNHYAAMSMLLLPKRTVFICDAYVNFDPTADMIAETAVLAAEEVRRFGLTPRVALLSHSSFGATDTPTSLKMRAALARIRQLAPNLEAEGEMQGDVALSETIREQVFPDCALTGDANLLVMPNLDSANIAFNLLKVASGDGITVGPVLLGAARPAHIMTRTATVRRIVNMTALTVVDCSHRAEQKTLL; this is translated from the coding sequence ATGGATGAAGAACTGCGCAAGGCAGCGCACGAGTACCACCGCTTGCCCACCGCGGGCAAGATCGCGGTTTCCGCGACCAAAGGCCTGATCAATCAGCGCGACCTCGCGCTCGCGTACACGCCCGGCGTGGCGTCGGTGTGCGAGACGATCGCCGCCGATCCGGGCGAGGCGCGCAACCTCACCGCGCGCGGCAACCTCGTCGCGGTCATCACCAACGGCACCGCGGTACTGGGGCTCGGCGCGATAGGGCCGCTCGCGTCCAAGCCGGTGATGGAAGGCAAGGCGGTGCTCTTCAAGAAGTTCGCGGGCATCGACGTCTTCGACATCGAGGTGAACGAGCGCGATCCGCAAAAGCTCGTCGACATCATCGCCGCGCTCGAGCCGACGTTCGGCGGCATCAACCTCGAGGACATCAAGGCGCCCGAGTGTTTCTACGTCGAGCGCCAGCTGCGCGAGCGCATGAAGATCCCGGTCTTCCACGACGACCAGCACGGCACCGCGATCATCGTCGGCGCCGCGATCGTCAACGGGCTCAAGGTCGTCGGCAAGGACATCCGCAAGGTGAGGCTCGTCGCCTCCGGCGCGGGGGCGGCGGCGCTGGCGTGCCTCGATCTTCTGCAAGGGCTGGGGCTGCCGCGCGAGAACATCACCGTCACCGACATCGCGGGGGTGGTCTACAAAGGCCGCAAGGAAGAGATGGACCCGCAGAAGGAGCGTTACGCGGCCGAGACCGGCGCGCGCAAGCTCGCGGACGTGATCGGCGGTGCGGACGTGTTCCTCGGCCTGTCGGCGGGCGGCGTGCTCAAGCCCGAGATGGTGGCGAAGATGGCGGAGCGGCCGCTCATCCTCGCGCTCGCCAACCCCGAGCCCGAGATCCGTCCCGAAGCGGCGCGGCAGGTGAAGCCCGATGCGGTGATCGCGACCGGCCGCTCCGACTATCCGAACCAGGTCAACAACGTCCTCTGCTTTCCGTTCGTCTTCCGCGGCGCGCTCGACGTGGGCGCGACCACGATCAACCGCGAGATGGAGCTCGCCGCGGTGCGCGCCATCGCCGAGCTCGCGCAGGCCGAGCAGTCCGACATCGTCGCGCTCGCGTACGGCGAGCAGGACGTGTCGTTCGGGCCGGAATATCTGATTCCGAGGCCTTTCGATCCGCGCCTCATCGGCAAGATCGCACCCGCCGTGGCGAAAGCGGCGATGGACAGCGGCGTGGCGACGCGTCCGATCGACGACCTCGAAGCGTACCGCGAGCGCTGCAACCAGTTCGTGTACCAGTCGGGCTTCGTGATGAAGCCGGTGTTCACGGCGGCGAAAGCGGCGCCGAAGCGCGTCGTCTACGCCGAAGGCGAGGAAGAGCGCGTGCTGCGCGCCGCCCAGGTCGTGCTCGACGAGGGGCTGGCGAGCCCGATACTGATCGGCCGGCCCGACGTGATCCACCAGCGCATCGAGCGCCTCGGCCTGCGGCTCAAGTCGGGCAAGGACTTCGAGATCGTCGATCCGAACAACGACACGCGCTACCGCGAGTACTGGAGCGCATACCACCGCCTCGCGGCGCGCCGCGGCGTGACGCCGGGCATCGCCAAGTCCGAGATGCGCGAAGCCTCGACGCTCATCGGCGCGATGCTCATCCACATGGGGGCGGCGGACGCGATGCTGTGCGGCCTGCTCGGCAACTACCCGCGCCATCTCCAGTACATCGACCGCGTGATCGGCCGGGCGCCGGGCGTCAATCACTACGCCGCGATGAGCATGCTGCTGTTGCCGAAGCGCACGGTGTTCATCTGCGACGCGTACGTCAACTTCGATCCGACGGCCGACATGATCGCCGAAACCGCGGTGCTCGCGGCGGAGGAGGTGCGGCGCTTCGGCCTCACGCCGCGCGTCGCGCTGCTCTCGCACTCGTCCTTCGGTGCGACCGACACCCCGACCTCGCTCAAGATGCGCGCGGCGCTGGCGCGCATCCGGCAGCTCGCGCCCAACCTCGAGGCCGAGGGCGAGATGCAGGGCGACGTGGCGCTCTCCGAGACGATACGCGAACAGGTGTTCCCCGACTGCGCGCTCACCGGCGACGCGAACCTGCTCGTCATGCCGAATCTCGATTCGGCCAATATCGCCTTCAACCTGCTCAAGGTCGCCTCGGGCGACGGGATCACGGTCGGCCCGGTGCTCCTCGGCGCGGCGCGGCCCGCGCACATCATGACGCGCACCGCCACCGTGCGGCGCATCGTCAACATGACCGCACTGACGGTCGTCGACTGCAGCCACCGCGCGGAACAGAAAACGTTG